In a single window of the Melioribacteraceae bacterium genome:
- the secE gene encoding preprotein translocase subunit SecE: protein MKEKIVNFVNDVVKEMKKVTWPTKEELKESTSIVIVACLILAVFTYIIDMGISQILKGIF from the coding sequence ATGAAAGAAAAAATTGTAAACTTTGTTAATGATGTGGTTAAGGAAATGAAAAAAGTTACCTGGCCAACTAAGGAAGAACTAAAAGAATCGACATCCATTGTTATCGTCGCATGTTTAATTTTAGCAGTTTTCACCTACATCATTGATATGGGAATTAGCCAAATCTTAAAAGGAATATTCTAG
- the nuoH gene encoding NADH-quinone oxidoreductase subunit NuoH has protein sequence MSILEIIVISLIKILIVVSLMLTTVAYLVYFERKISAWVQNRKGPNRVGWLGLLQPFADVAKLVFKEDIIPAKANKPLHALAPFIALFVAFTTYAVIPIGPAIDVFGYNINLVVADVNIGILYVLAFTSIGVYGITLAGWSSGSKYSLLGGIRSSAQMISYEVSMGFSIAGVILMSESLSPVKIVESQYGFMWNALVQPIGFITFLVSAFAEINRLPFDLPEAEPELVGGYHTEYSSMKFAGFFLAEYANMIIASGMIVTLYLGGWQVPYIDKLGLGTTLTTIIQVGSFFVKMGALMFFIIWVRWSIPRFRYDQLMNLGWKVMFPLSLLNILWVALLIMIFNL, from the coding sequence ATGAGTATTCTTGAAATTATAGTAATCTCTCTTATAAAGATTTTAATTGTTGTTTCGCTAATGCTTACAACGGTTGCATATCTAGTTTATTTTGAAAGAAAGATAAGCGCATGGGTTCAAAATAGAAAAGGTCCAAACAGAGTTGGATGGCTTGGTTTGCTTCAACCATTTGCCGATGTTGCAAAATTAGTTTTTAAGGAAGATATTATTCCGGCTAAAGCTAATAAACCGTTACACGCACTCGCCCCATTCATTGCGCTCTTTGTTGCATTCACTACATACGCCGTAATTCCAATTGGACCGGCCATAGACGTATTTGGATATAACATAAATTTAGTTGTAGCTGATGTGAATATTGGAATACTATATGTACTAGCATTTACCTCGATTGGTGTGTATGGAATTACACTTGCAGGCTGGAGTTCAGGAAGTAAATATTCACTTCTTGGTGGAATTCGTTCCTCCGCGCAAATGATCTCCTATGAAGTTTCAATGGGATTTTCGATCGCCGGTGTAATATTAATGTCGGAATCACTCAGTCCGGTTAAAATTGTTGAATCGCAATATGGATTTATGTGGAATGCACTGGTTCAGCCAATTGGATTTATCACATTTTTAGTTTCGGCATTCGCAGAAATTAACCGCCTTCCATTCGATCTTCCCGAAGCAGAACCTGAATTAGTTGGCGGTTATCATACTGAATACAGTTCAATGAAATTTGCCGGATTCTTTTTAGCCGAGTATGCAAACATGATAATTGCTAGCGGTATGATTGTAACATTATATCTTGGTGGCTGGCAGGTTCCATATATCGATAAACTTGGATTGGGAACTACACTTACAACCATTATTCAAGTTGGATCATTCTTCGTAAAAATGGGCGCTTTAATGTTTTTTATAATTTGGGTTCGATGGTCAATCCCCCGATTCAGATATGATCAACTAATGAACTTGGGTTGGAAAGTTATGTTTCCGCTATCACTGTTAAATATTTTATGGGTAGCTCTATTAATTATGATTTTCAATTTATAA
- the rplL gene encoding 50S ribosomal protein L7/L12 produces MSEKIVEIVEKIKALTLVEASELKKALEDEFGVTAAAPVVVAGAAAPGAAAAPVEEQTEFDVILQAAGATKINVIKVVRAHTGLGLKEAKDLVDGAPKAVKEAISKDEAEKIKKELEEAGATVQVK; encoded by the coding sequence ATGTCAGAGAAAATTGTTGAAATCGTAGAAAAAATTAAAGCGCTTACACTTGTTGAAGCTTCAGAATTAAAAAAAGCATTAGAAGATGAATTTGGTGTTACTGCTGCCGCTCCAGTTGTAGTTGCCGGTGCTGCAGCTCCGGGTGCAGCTGCCGCTCCAGTCGAAGAACAGACTGAATTTGATGTTATTCTTCAAGCTGCTGGCGCAACAAAAATTAATGTTATTAAAGTTGTTCGCGCTCATACTGGTTTAGGACTTAAAGAAGCAAAAGATTTAGTTGACGGTGCTCCAAAAGCAGTTAAAGAAGCTATCTCTAAAGATGAAGCTGAAAAAATCAAAAAAGAATTAGAAGAAGCCGGCGCAACTGTTCAGGTTAAGTAA
- the rplK gene encoding 50S ribosomal protein L11 produces the protein MAKKIDSYIKLQVPGGQANPSPPIGPALGQKGVNIMEFCKQFNSRTSEKPGLIIPVVITVYSDKSFTFITKTPPAAVLLKKAAKVERGSAEPHKVKVAKVTKAQVKEIATLKMPDLNAHDVEHAMSMVAGTARSMGFTVED, from the coding sequence ATGGCAAAGAAAATCGATAGTTATATTAAGTTGCAAGTACCAGGCGGTCAGGCTAATCCTTCTCCTCCAATCGGTCCTGCCCTTGGTCAAAAAGGTGTAAATATCATGGAGTTCTGCAAGCAGTTTAATTCAAGAACTTCCGAAAAACCTGGACTTATAATCCCGGTTGTAATAACTGTATATTCAGATAAATCCTTTACATTTATTACAAAAACTCCTCCAGCTGCAGTGTTACTAAAAAAAGCAGCAAAAGTTGAAAGAGGTTCTGCCGAACCGCATAAAGTAAAAGTAGCAAAAGTTACAAAAGCTCAGGTTAAAGAAATTGCAACCTTGAAAATGCCTGATCTTAATGCTCACGATGTTGAACATGCAATGAGCATGGTAGCAGGTACTGCCAGAAGTATGGGCTTTACAGTAGAAGACTAA
- a CDS encoding YifB family Mg chelatase-like AAA ATPase — MFSKVFTGTTYGIDSFTVEVETHFEKQIPSFTIVGLPDNAVKESRERVTAAIKNSGFEFPLKKVTVNLAPADIKKEGSAFDLPIAVGILAANGIINSSSLEDTIILGELSLEGILRKVKGALPISFGSRKSGFRRIILPKDSSKEASIVNNIDVYPVERLSEVISFLNGEKQINPVSTNINEIFNEVNSYTLDFAEVKGQENVKRALEIAAAGGHNIIMIGPPGSGKSMLAKRLPTILPPLTFEESLETTKIHSVAGILPKNKALITQRPFRNPHHTISDAALIGGGSFPRPGEVSFAHHGVLFLDELPEFKKNVLEVLRQPLEDSQVTISRSKMSLEFPANFMLAAAMNPCPCGYFTDANKDCTCNTTQIQKYMAKISGPLLDRIDIHIEVPAVKFKELTSKSSGEPSEMIRERVISARVIQSKRFVGRKMIYKNADMGSKEIAEYCRLDLSSEELLKMAMTKLGLSARAYDRILKVGRTIADLENSPNILTQHISEAIQYRSLDRELWRH; from the coding sequence ATGTTTTCAAAAGTATTCACGGGCACGACTTATGGAATTGATTCATTCACGGTAGAAGTAGAAACTCATTTCGAAAAACAAATTCCATCATTCACAATTGTAGGATTACCCGATAATGCGGTAAAAGAGAGTCGTGAGCGGGTTACCGCCGCTATTAAAAATTCTGGTTTTGAATTTCCCCTCAAAAAAGTTACTGTAAACCTTGCCCCCGCAGATATTAAAAAGGAAGGGAGCGCGTTTGATCTTCCAATTGCTGTTGGAATTCTTGCGGCTAATGGTATTATTAATTCTTCAAGTTTGGAGGATACAATAATACTCGGAGAGCTTTCACTCGAGGGAATTCTAAGAAAAGTTAAAGGAGCACTTCCAATCTCATTTGGTTCTCGAAAATCTGGATTTAGAAGAATTATACTGCCAAAGGATTCTTCCAAAGAAGCATCGATAGTAAATAATATTGATGTATACCCGGTTGAAAGATTATCGGAAGTTATCAGTTTTTTAAATGGTGAAAAGCAAATCAACCCTGTATCTACTAATATAAATGAAATATTTAATGAGGTTAATTCGTATACCTTAGATTTTGCTGAAGTAAAAGGGCAGGAAAATGTAAAACGTGCACTTGAAATAGCCGCCGCGGGAGGGCACAATATAATTATGATCGGACCTCCCGGTTCAGGAAAATCGATGCTCGCAAAAAGATTACCAACAATATTACCTCCGCTAACTTTTGAAGAATCACTTGAAACTACAAAAATTCATTCGGTTGCCGGGATATTACCAAAGAATAAAGCATTAATAACTCAAAGACCATTTCGAAATCCCCATCACACAATTAGTGATGCGGCACTAATTGGGGGTGGTTCCTTTCCGCGCCCCGGTGAAGTATCATTTGCGCATCATGGAGTTTTATTTTTGGATGAACTACCTGAATTCAAAAAAAATGTTCTTGAAGTCCTTCGGCAGCCACTCGAAGATTCTCAAGTTACTATAAGCCGATCAAAAATGTCGTTAGAATTTCCAGCAAATTTTATGCTTGCCGCAGCAATGAATCCATGCCCTTGCGGATATTTTACCGATGCGAACAAAGATTGTACCTGCAATACAACCCAAATTCAAAAATATATGGCAAAAATATCGGGGCCATTGTTAGACCGAATAGATATTCATATTGAGGTACCTGCAGTCAAATTCAAAGAGTTGACGAGTAAATCAAGTGGAGAACCCTCTGAGATGATTAGAGAACGGGTAATATCGGCGAGAGTGATTCAATCTAAAAGATTTGTGGGCCGAAAAATGATCTACAAAAATGCCGATATGGGATCAAAAGAAATTGCAGAATACTGCAGATTAGATTTATCCAGTGAAGAATTACTTAAAATGGCGATGACCAAATTAGGGCTTTCAGCAAGAGCTTATGATAGAATACTGAAAGTTGGCAGAACAATCGCGGATCTGGAAAACTCACCCAATATATTAACCCAACACATAAGCGAGGCTATACAATACCGGAGTTTGGATAGGGAACTTTGGCGGCATTGA
- the rplJ gene encoding 50S ribosomal protein L10, with protein sequence MKRLEKEEQIEQIKELIGNSSAMFLVDYRGVNVADINKLRAQFRKEGVTYKVFKNTLFKKALEQLGAFEKLNEQLVGMIGVAFANENFVAPAKIIKKYNEEAKKLQFKGCYLETTFYGAEQLEAIASMPTKEEIMSGIVGSIAAPASGIVGAINAVIRDLVSVIDEVAKKKAA encoded by the coding sequence ATGAAAAGATTAGAAAAAGAAGAGCAGATTGAGCAGATTAAAGAGCTTATTGGTAATTCTTCTGCAATGTTTTTGGTTGATTACCGCGGGGTAAATGTTGCCGATATCAACAAACTTCGCGCCCAATTTCGTAAAGAAGGGGTTACTTATAAAGTCTTTAAAAATACTCTCTTCAAAAAGGCCCTCGAACAATTAGGCGCTTTTGAAAAGTTAAATGAACAGCTTGTTGGAATGATTGGTGTAGCGTTTGCTAATGAAAACTTTGTTGCACCGGCTAAAATCATTAAAAAATATAATGAAGAAGCAAAAAAACTCCAATTTAAAGGCTGTTACCTCGAAACAACGTTCTACGGAGCTGAACAATTAGAAGCAATAGCTTCAATGCCAACTAAAGAAGAAATTATGTCTGGTATTGTTGGTAGTATTGCCGCTCCGGCTTCAGGAATTGTTGGTGCTATAAATGCAGTTATAAGAGATTTAGTCAGCGTTATCGATGAAGTCGCAAAGAAAAAAGCTGCATAA
- the rpmG gene encoding 50S ribosomal protein L33 — protein MAKSKNIRQIIILESTANTGYRYSTTKNKRNHPNRVEFKKYDPVAKKHVVFKETK, from the coding sequence ATGGCAAAATCAAAAAATATTAGACAAATAATTATTCTTGAGAGTACTGCTAATACTGGATATAGATATTCAACAACCAAGAATAAAAGAAATCATCCTAATCGTGTTGAATTTAAAAAATATGACCCTGTTGCAAAAAAACATGTTGTATTTAAGGAAACTAAATAA
- the nusG gene encoding transcription termination/antitermination factor NusG translates to METVTAKWYVVRTFSGHENKVKTLIESELRDNEELKARIFEILVPTEKVFEVKDGKKKTKKKNFFPGYILLNADLDLRVKDFIVNTPSVMGFLGSQNVPVPLLPEEVKRIVGRLSQNEDTERTDTIFRTGDFVKIIDGPFNNFSGVIQEVNEEKMKIKVMVSIFGRKTPVEIDFTQAELEK, encoded by the coding sequence TTGGAAACTGTAACCGCTAAATGGTACGTTGTAAGAACTTTCTCTGGTCATGAAAATAAGGTGAAGACTCTGATCGAATCCGAATTACGTGATAATGAAGAATTAAAAGCTAGAATCTTCGAAATTTTAGTTCCTACCGAAAAAGTCTTTGAAGTAAAAGATGGTAAGAAAAAGACTAAGAAGAAGAACTTTTTCCCAGGTTACATTTTATTGAATGCGGATTTAGATTTAAGAGTTAAAGATTTTATAGTTAATACCCCATCGGTAATGGGATTTCTCGGTTCACAAAACGTTCCTGTTCCACTCCTTCCTGAAGAAGTTAAAAGAATTGTTGGAAGATTATCTCAAAACGAGGATACCGAAAGAACCGATACGATATTTAGAACCGGCGATTTCGTTAAAATTATAGATGGTCCTTTCAATAATTTCTCCGGCGTTATTCAAGAAGTAAATGAAGAAAAAATGAAAATTAAAGTTATGGTTTCAATTTTTGGAAGAAAAACTCCTGTTGAAATTGATTTTACTCAAGCTGAATTAGAAAAATAA
- the nuoI gene encoding NADH-quinone oxidoreductase subunit NuoI — translation MSSKKRDKDLNLFEKLYIPEIAKGMALTLRNMFRPAVTMEYPEVKFDPPASYRGRPVLVQENNGQERCVACGLCSRVCPALAIEVQAAETEYEKERYPEKFEINMLRCIFCGFCEEVCPEEAIVMSKDYELVFSNRKDAIYGKDKLLVPVEDLKDRINFLRKFKG, via the coding sequence ATGTCATCTAAGAAAAGAGATAAAGATTTAAATTTATTCGAGAAATTATATATTCCTGAAATAGCCAAAGGGATGGCATTAACTCTAAGGAATATGTTTCGTCCGGCAGTTACAATGGAATATCCCGAAGTCAAATTTGATCCGCCGGCTTCATATAGAGGAAGACCGGTCTTAGTTCAAGAAAATAATGGTCAAGAAAGATGTGTAGCATGCGGATTGTGTTCACGTGTTTGCCCTGCTTTGGCTATTGAAGTTCAAGCCGCCGAAACTGAATATGAAAAAGAAAGATATCCTGAAAAATTTGAAATAAATATGTTGAGATGTATCTTCTGCGGATTCTGCGAGGAAGTTTGCCCCGAGGAAGCAATTGTTATGAGTAAAGATTATGAATTAGTATTCAGCAATCGAAAAGATGCTATTTATGGGAAAGATAAATTGTTAGTCCCGGTAGAAGATTTAAAAGACCGAATTAATTTCTTAAGAAAATTTAAAGGTTAA
- the rplA gene encoding 50S ribosomal protein L1 — translation MNVSKRVKSINKTVNKDKEYRLEEAIKILKDCSKVKFDESVDCAIRLGVDPRHADQMIRGTVSLPHGTGKKVTVLVIAKGANAETALQAGAEYAGFEEYLEKIKGGWAEVDVIIATPDAMGELGKLGRVLGPKGLMPNPKSGTVTTDVAKAVKEVKAGKIEFRVEKAGIVHTSLGKLSFSSEQLADNARAFLQTIMKMKPSSAKGQYVRSLFISSTMGPGLKISKDETVFSTK, via the coding sequence ATGAACGTTTCAAAAAGAGTGAAATCTATTAATAAAACTGTGAACAAAGACAAAGAATACCGTCTTGAAGAGGCAATTAAAATTCTTAAAGATTGTTCTAAAGTTAAATTTGATGAATCTGTTGATTGCGCTATAAGACTTGGAGTTGATCCTCGACATGCCGATCAAATGATTCGCGGAACAGTTTCTTTGCCACATGGAACCGGTAAAAAAGTTACAGTATTGGTGATTGCAAAAGGAGCCAATGCCGAAACCGCTCTTCAAGCAGGTGCAGAATATGCTGGCTTCGAGGAATACCTTGAAAAAATAAAAGGTGGTTGGGCTGAAGTTGACGTGATTATTGCAACTCCGGATGCGATGGGTGAATTGGGAAAATTAGGCCGCGTGCTTGGTCCTAAAGGATTAATGCCAAACCCGAAAAGTGGTACAGTTACTACCGATGTTGCCAAAGCTGTAAAAGAAGTTAAAGCGGGCAAAATCGAGTTCCGTGTTGAAAAAGCCGGTATTGTACACACTTCATTAGGTAAATTATCTTTTTCAAGTGAGCAATTGGCAGATAACGCGAGAGCTTTCCTTCAAACAATTATGAAGATGAAACCTTCTTCTGCTAAGGGTCAATATGTTAGAAGTTTGTTTATCTCTTCTACGATGGGTCCTGGCTTAAAAATTTCTAAAGACGAAACAGTATTTAGTACAAAATAA